From one Humulus lupulus chromosome 8, drHumLupu1.1, whole genome shotgun sequence genomic stretch:
- the LOC133798332 gene encoding L-type lectin-domain containing receptor kinase VIII.2-like, which yields MADFTIVRYFCSFFFTLLISSSSLTLTLIAKPVSSATLQSKLSENPNFEPHIALIGDAELVDGGSFVKLTRPSVSSSGILLRQEPFRFVHPPISFSTEFTFSISPGKSKGLALVLVPGDFKSKFSGQGSFGLSGEKRFLGVEFDTAMDGNVGDLNGNHVGVDVGSFVSVAVVNVSSMNLVLNNGEKLKSWIDYDASSKRLEVRLAKLGEARPYNPMMAYAIDLPAMWGGEDVLVGISSANGDSTQISSVYSWKFSLRSFPHSMHSLPADPRSYSSELSENSTEHPKRVCPLAILGGLIFATVCGALMAFAVLFVWAVVASRHTVFPTTEVPVHHMGFKYEKVGVVVEKNTDGVKN from the coding sequence ATGGCCGATTTCACCATCGTAAGATACTTTTGCTCTTTCTTCTTCACTCTTTTAATCTCTTCCTCTTCCCTAACCTTAACCCTAATTGCAAAACCAGTTTCCTCTGCCACTCTCCAATCCAAGCTTTCAGAAAACCCTAATTTTGAACCCCACATTGCCCTAATCGGCGACGCCGAGCTCGTCGATGGTGGCTCCTTTGTCAAATTAACCCGCCCGTCGGTTTCCAGCTCCGGAATTCTTCTCCGTCAGGAACCCTTTAGGTTTGTCCACCCACCGATCTCATTCTCCACGGAATTCACATTCTCGATCTCACCCGGGAAGAGCAAAGGCCTTGCGCTTGTTTTGGTTCCAGGCGATTTCAAGTCCAAATTCTCGGGTCAGGGATCATTTGGGCTTTCTGGGGAGAAACGGTTTTTGGGTGTGGAATTCGACACTGCAATGGATGGTAATGTGGGTGATTTGAATGGAAATCATGTTGGGGTTGATGTGGGTAGCTTTGTATCTGTGGCTGTTGTTAATGTTTCTTCGATGAATTTGGTGCTCAACAATGGAGAAAAGTTGAAATCATGGATCGATTACGACGCGAGTTCGAAGAGACTGGAGGTAAGGTTGGCTAAATTGGGTGAAGCCAGGCCTTACAATCCAATGATGGCTTATGCTATTGATTTGCCGGCAATGTGGGGAGGTGAAGATGTGTTGGTGGGTATAAGCTCGGCGAATGGTGATTCGACACAGATTAGCAGCGTTTATTCTTGGAAGTTTAGCTTAAGAAGTTTCCCTCATTCGATGCATTCACTACCAGCTGATCCTAGAAGCTATTCCAGCGAGCTGAGTGAGAATTCGACTGAGCATCCGAAGCGTGTTTGCCCTTTGGCGATTCTCGGAGGGTTGATTTTTGCAACGgtttgtggtgctttaatggcatTTGCAGTGCTCTTTGTATGGGCTGTTGTAGCCAGTAGACACACGGTGTTTCCTACTACTGAAGTTCCTGTTCACCATATGGGCTTCAAGTATGAAAAGGTCGGTGTTGTTGTAGAGAAAAACACTGATGGTGTCAAGAATTAG